From the Streptomyces sp. Tu 2975 genome, one window contains:
- a CDS encoding TetR/AcrR family transcriptional regulator: MAEEQARRGPGRPREERVTGAVLDAVVALVAESGMSALTMDAVAARAGVSKPAMYRRWSTKQDLVIAAAESRIGPLTVPDMGDFRAELRAVLTARMEAYRQPGVDRLLAGVIGAAAEAGAEPGAYRAYTTRVMSETRHLLERGVARGDVRADVDVDATATLVAASLVFRLVGEQQMPDEALVESVVDLISRAVAGSP; encoded by the coding sequence ATGGCTGAGGAGCAGGCGCGCAGGGGGCCGGGAAGGCCGCGTGAGGAACGGGTCACGGGCGCTGTGCTGGACGCCGTCGTCGCCCTGGTGGCGGAGAGCGGCATGAGCGCGCTGACCATGGACGCCGTGGCGGCCCGCGCGGGAGTGAGCAAGCCGGCGATGTACCGGCGCTGGTCCACCAAGCAGGACCTTGTCATCGCTGCGGCGGAGTCGCGGATCGGTCCGCTGACCGTGCCCGACATGGGTGACTTCCGGGCCGAGTTGCGGGCCGTGCTCACGGCACGCATGGAGGCGTACCGGCAGCCCGGGGTCGACCGTCTCCTCGCAGGGGTGATCGGCGCCGCAGCGGAGGCGGGCGCGGAGCCCGGGGCGTACCGCGCGTACACGACACGGGTGATGAGCGAGACGCGTCACCTCCTGGAGCGTGGCGTCGCCCGCGGCGATGTACGTGCGGATGTCGACGTGGACGCCACGGCGACGCTGGTGGCTGCCTCGCTGGTGTTCCGGCTGGTCGGCGAGCAGCAGATGCCGGACGAGGCACTCGTCGAATCGGTGGTCGATCTGATCAGCCGCGCGGTCGCCGGTAGCCCCTGA
- a CDS encoding competence protein CoiA family protein: protein MAFRAVRANWGAVFAHVSDIGCGQAWDAVWKVKPPAPITCPECRHPLYAKTSRAGMRFWAHAPHAPDCEIAREGESEAHHLLKLELAWATLDAGAHAELEVRAPDGSWRADVLASAPDGSWRIALEAQLSPITDTDIAARTARMRQHGVAACWFSDRPRPQWLGTVPSVRVAREQDGGPLGVAEGLVRFDGMSWRRVRATALPDFLRRVFNGQAVSHAVKSSYAYEDWLRSLPVPWAHPQYIAAEEAHLAEEERQRLAFETQAAIRKGRLDARKAVVREGNAASRARALRRAVKAEEAAEGTPAAADLREKAGRRRGVRRAIAYLS from the coding sequence ATGGCGTTTAGGGCTGTGCGCGCGAACTGGGGAGCCGTCTTCGCACACGTGTCGGACATCGGCTGCGGGCAGGCGTGGGATGCAGTCTGGAAGGTGAAGCCGCCCGCGCCGATCACCTGCCCCGAGTGCCGGCACCCGTTGTACGCGAAGACCTCCCGGGCGGGGATGCGGTTCTGGGCCCACGCGCCGCACGCCCCGGACTGCGAGATAGCGCGCGAGGGGGAATCGGAGGCTCACCACCTCCTCAAGCTCGAACTCGCCTGGGCCACGCTCGACGCGGGCGCCCACGCCGAACTGGAGGTACGGGCGCCGGACGGGTCCTGGCGGGCTGACGTACTCGCCTCCGCTCCGGACGGTTCTTGGCGGATCGCCCTGGAGGCCCAGCTGTCGCCCATCACTGACACCGACATCGCGGCCCGGACTGCGCGGATGCGCCAGCACGGTGTCGCCGCCTGCTGGTTCAGCGACCGCCCCCGGCCCCAGTGGCTGGGCACGGTCCCCTCCGTACGCGTGGCCCGTGAACAGGACGGCGGCCCCCTGGGCGTCGCGGAGGGCCTGGTCCGCTTCGACGGCATGTCCTGGCGGAGAGTTCGGGCGACCGCGCTGCCCGACTTCCTGCGCCGGGTGTTCAACGGGCAGGCCGTGTCGCATGCGGTGAAGAGCAGCTACGCGTACGAGGACTGGTTACGCAGCCTGCCGGTGCCATGGGCGCACCCGCAGTACATCGCGGCCGAGGAAGCCCACCTGGCCGAAGAGGAACGCCAGCGCCTCGCCTTCGAGACACAGGCCGCGATCAGAAAGGGCCGGCTTGACGCCCGCAAGGCCGTGGTTCGTGAGGGCAACGCGGCCAGCCGCGCGCGGGCCCTACGCAGGGCGGTCAAGGCAGAGGAAGCCGCCGAAGGCACACCGGCGGCCGCGGATCTGCGGGAGAAGGCGGGGCGGCGGCGCGGTGTGCGGCGGGCCATCGCCTATCTGAGCTGA
- a CDS encoding recombinase family protein, with translation MRVPTPAGRSPGQSWRPGTPPPAPIDPDTTSADIRIGYARCSHLSQELQSQLDALAKHGIPRDKIFSEKISTRVRVRPQFEAALKAAREIKAHAPHCRVIITVYEMKRLGRDAAELTALADHLTAHGLVLEMLVGPLQGMYDPSGAGRLLFAFFAAMAETERENIRESTLEGLDTAARKGKHGGRPPVITDDMLHTVLRRRANGESVEQIQPDLIIPTGKRKGQNPSVGKHLPGALRARQARGIPRSRRTGPRRVRRPEGRRTPRPALGGPAGARPVTTQYLAVLHSRRAARPSPASGSAR, from the coding sequence ATGCGGGTGCCGACACCGGCCGGCCGGAGCCCGGGGCAGTCGTGGCGGCCCGGCACCCCGCCCCCGGCGCCGATCGACCCGGACACCACGAGCGCGGACATCCGCATCGGGTATGCGAGATGCTCGCACCTGAGCCAAGAACTCCAGTCCCAGCTCGATGCCCTCGCCAAGCACGGCATCCCGAGAGACAAGATCTTCAGCGAGAAGATCAGCACCCGGGTGCGGGTGCGCCCGCAGTTCGAGGCCGCGCTCAAGGCCGCCCGCGAGATCAAGGCACACGCCCCGCACTGCCGGGTCATCATCACGGTGTACGAGATGAAGCGACTGGGACGCGATGCCGCCGAGCTCACAGCCCTTGCGGACCACCTCACCGCGCACGGCCTGGTGCTGGAGATGCTCGTCGGTCCCCTCCAGGGGATGTACGACCCCAGCGGGGCGGGGCGGCTGCTGTTCGCGTTCTTCGCGGCGATGGCGGAGACCGAACGGGAGAACATCCGGGAGTCGACGCTGGAGGGGCTCGACACCGCGGCCCGCAAGGGCAAGCACGGCGGCCGGCCGCCGGTCATCACCGACGACATGCTCCACACCGTCCTCCGCCGCCGGGCGAACGGCGAGTCCGTCGAGCAGATCCAGCCCGACCTGATCATCCCCACCGGCAAGCGCAAGGGACAGAACCCCTCGGTGGGCAAGCATCTACCGGGCGCTCTCCGAGCGCGCCAAGCGCGAGGCATACCCCGAAGCCGTCGAACAGGCCCACGCCGAGTTCGCCGCCCTGAAGGCCGGCGAACTCCCCGGCCTGCGTTAGGCGGACCAGCAGGAGCCCGTCCGGTGACCACCCAGTACCTCGCGGTTCTCCATTCGAGGAGGGCGGCCCGGCCGTCACCGGCGAGTGGATCGGCGCGTTGA
- a CDS encoding SgcJ/EcaC family oxidoreductase, giving the protein MNRKLVKRAALVSTLVLALGATGTYLYLDATSDVQRTGAETCGEVIPADADRRDGKAVCATLDALADAWERGDAEAYGRQFTENGTYTTYIGSHYEGRADITASHRALFKGFLKDSKLAARYLDMRFLTKDVAVLTSRGADYTGDKPGADEPSKVTTFTLVRDTDDTWRIAAFHNTERSDVMERFSFLWAPDTAPKAEK; this is encoded by the coding sequence ATGAACCGAAAGCTCGTCAAGCGCGCCGCCCTCGTCTCCACGCTCGTCCTCGCCCTCGGCGCGACCGGCACCTATCTCTATCTCGACGCCACCTCCGACGTGCAGCGCACCGGCGCCGAAACCTGCGGCGAGGTGATCCCGGCCGACGCCGACCGCCGCGACGGCAAGGCCGTCTGCGCCACCCTCGACGCCCTCGCCGACGCCTGGGAGCGCGGTGACGCGGAGGCGTACGGCCGCCAGTTCACCGAGAACGGCACGTACACCACCTACATAGGCAGCCACTACGAGGGCCGCGCCGACATCACCGCGAGCCACCGCGCGCTCTTCAAGGGCTTCCTCAAGGACAGCAAGCTCGCCGCCAGGTACCTCGACATGCGCTTCCTGACCAAGGACGTCGCCGTCCTCACCAGCCGCGGCGCCGACTACACCGGTGACAAGCCCGGCGCGGACGAACCCTCGAAGGTGACGACCTTCACCCTGGTCCGCGACACCGACGACACCTGGCGGATCGCAGCCTTCCACAACACTGAGCGCAGCGACGTCATGGAGCGCTTCTCCTTCCTCTGGGCCCCCGACACCGCCCCGAAGGCGGAAAAGTGA
- a CDS encoding multicopper oxidase family protein — protein sequence MYVAAAGVELALGIVLLPAWLIAAVTTGLQPGRRTAGRMRRMSRIALVLVCVALLLTAARLVVYGLLALHGWVFVGDRRLFTTFVMLLPAVIATTVWTVPWLASAARVRLPDPDAPVPLEEQSRARSPRHVVPPRLAAFGGLGCFAQMFLPPDRSFWISLGAYGLITAAVAGLLVRRADARLQRLLTGREIPRRRALAVRLGTAVVVLGTVVGLVNYGIAGSRLPHTFSMMKGEADWGGGVAGPHHDMAGGHHMTGGADEVSVDTLRGPTSGTPDRRFSLTAQAKKVKLASGKTVDAWTYNGQVPGPPLRVTEGDLVEIKLRNELPGMTPVTIHWHGVDVPNGEDGVAGATQDAVLPGQSFTYRFRVEESGTRWYHSHQAASEQVDRGLFGALIIEPKTQPRPVDKDVSVLAHDWQTDKGTVPAIGALDELERRRAEPGEKVRIRLTNTSGSTREFAIDGVPYKVTALDGTDVYKPTALKGKKLVLGGGNRMDVEFTMPDGPVRVTYGSAPDAGIVYSPDGKGKLKADLSGPEFDPYSYGSPKRTELGPDSDFDRDYKLVFDEWLGFYNGSFGLKQTINGKVFPDTPMLMIKEGDLARTTFINRGNEDHPMHLHGHHMLVLSKNGKRASGSPIWQDTVLVRPGEEVQVAFKADNPGIWMDHCHNFWHSKLGMVMHLAYDNVTTPYEIGGPVGNKPE from the coding sequence ATGTACGTCGCCGCAGCCGGAGTCGAGCTCGCACTGGGCATCGTCCTGCTCCCCGCCTGGCTGATCGCCGCCGTCACGACGGGCCTGCAGCCAGGCCGCCGCACCGCCGGCCGCATGCGGCGGATGTCCCGTATCGCGCTGGTGCTGGTGTGCGTCGCCCTGCTGCTCACCGCGGCCAGGCTCGTCGTGTACGGGCTGCTTGCCCTCCACGGGTGGGTGTTCGTCGGCGACCGGCGGCTGTTCACCACCTTCGTCATGCTGCTCCCGGCCGTGATCGCCACCACCGTCTGGACGGTGCCGTGGCTAGCATCCGCCGCCCGGGTGCGGCTGCCCGACCCGGATGCGCCGGTGCCGCTGGAGGAGCAGTCGCGCGCCCGGTCCCCGCGCCATGTCGTGCCGCCCCGGCTCGCGGCCTTCGGCGGCCTCGGCTGCTTCGCGCAGATGTTCCTGCCACCGGACCGGTCGTTCTGGATCAGTCTCGGCGCGTACGGGTTGATCACCGCCGCAGTCGCCGGGCTGCTGGTCCGGCGGGCCGACGCGCGACTACAGCGCCTGCTCACCGGCCGTGAGATCCCCCGGCGACGGGCACTGGCGGTCCGGCTGGGTACGGCCGTGGTGGTGCTCGGCACCGTGGTGGGGCTGGTCAATTACGGGATCGCCGGCAGCCGGCTTCCGCACACCTTCTCGATGATGAAGGGTGAGGCCGACTGGGGCGGCGGTGTCGCCGGGCCGCACCACGACATGGCCGGCGGCCACCACATGACCGGCGGCGCCGACGAGGTCTCCGTCGACACACTGCGCGGTCCCACAAGTGGTACGCCGGACCGACGCTTCTCCCTCACCGCACAGGCCAAGAAGGTGAAGCTGGCCTCCGGGAAGACGGTCGACGCCTGGACGTACAACGGCCAGGTCCCCGGGCCCCCACTGCGGGTCACCGAGGGTGATCTCGTCGAGATCAAGCTGCGCAACGAACTGCCGGGCATGACCCCCGTCACCATCCACTGGCACGGCGTCGACGTCCCCAACGGCGAGGACGGCGTGGCCGGCGCCACCCAGGACGCGGTGCTGCCCGGCCAGTCCTTCACCTACCGCTTCCGCGTGGAGGAGTCCGGCACCCGCTGGTACCACTCCCACCAGGCGGCTTCCGAGCAGGTCGACCGCGGACTCTTCGGCGCCCTGATCATCGAGCCGAAGACGCAGCCACGGCCGGTGGACAAGGACGTCAGCGTCCTCGCCCACGACTGGCAGACCGACAAGGGCACGGTGCCCGCGATCGGCGCCTTGGACGAGCTGGAGCGGCGCCGCGCCGAGCCGGGCGAGAAGGTGCGGATACGGCTCACCAACACCAGCGGCAGCACCCGCGAGTTCGCCATCGACGGCGTCCCGTACAAGGTCACTGCCCTGGACGGCACGGACGTGTACAAGCCGACCGCGCTCAAGGGCAAGAAGCTGGTGCTCGGCGGCGGCAACCGGATGGACGTCGAATTCACCATGCCCGACGGCCCGGTGCGGGTGACATACGGCAGCGCGCCGGACGCGGGCATCGTGTACTCGCCGGACGGCAAGGGGAAGTTGAAGGCGGATCTGAGCGGCCCCGAATTCGATCCGTACAGCTACGGCAGCCCGAAGAGGACGGAACTCGGCCCGGACAGCGACTTCGACCGCGACTACAAGCTCGTCTTCGACGAGTGGCTGGGCTTCTACAACGGCAGCTTCGGGCTGAAGCAGACCATCAACGGCAAGGTCTTCCCGGACACCCCCATGCTGATGATCAAGGAAGGTGACCTGGCCCGCACCACCTTCATCAACCGCGGGAACGAGGACCATCCGATGCATCTGCACGGCCACCACATGCTGGTGCTGAGCAAGAACGGCAAGCGCGCCTCCGGCAGCCCGATCTGGCAGGACACCGTGCTCGTCCGGCCGGGCGAGGAGGTCCAGGTCGCCTTCAAGGCCGACAATCCCGGCATCTGGATGGACCACTGCCACAACTTCTGGCACAGCAAGCTCGGCATGGTCATGCACCTCGCGTACGACAACGTCACCACGCCGTACGAGATCGGCGGCCCCGTCGGCAACAAGCCCGAGTGA
- a CDS encoding histidine kinase has translation MTWHSRLTNHRERLRPVEGALVALALAATTATSDGISARFDYLPAHPPLFVAIPVGLLVGLAAWFRHRRPVLLLLAALGAYVVLSAWFAVVFAQYTLADRAASWRRVAVASTVAVTVVAPPIWRGGGFDAAIMSVGICVFPALLGLYTGARRRLMAELRERAERAEREQQQRVLQARSDERAQIARDMHDVVTHRVALMVLHATALEATKGASAVDIGKQIGAIGREALTELRSLVEVLHTESEAPLAPQPGLAELETLIADSRSLGTPVTLELTGEHGATRPPELPALIEHAVYRVVQEALTNVHKHAADAETRVRVHCTRRLLYLTVINHHRVGGNPSGLPSGGHGLLGIAERIRLVGGELTAGPTPDGGFEIAAEIPLDDVPQKQPTHMEATR, from the coding sequence ATGACATGGCACAGTCGCCTCACCAACCACCGGGAACGCTTGCGCCCGGTGGAGGGCGCCCTCGTGGCGCTGGCCCTCGCCGCGACCACGGCCACCAGCGACGGGATTTCCGCGAGGTTCGACTACCTTCCCGCACACCCGCCGCTCTTCGTGGCGATCCCGGTCGGGCTGCTCGTCGGCCTCGCGGCATGGTTCCGCCACCGCCGTCCCGTGCTGCTTCTGCTGGCCGCGCTCGGCGCCTATGTGGTGCTGTCGGCCTGGTTCGCCGTGGTGTTCGCGCAGTACACCCTGGCCGACCGCGCCGCCTCCTGGCGCCGGGTCGCCGTCGCCTCCACGGTCGCCGTCACGGTGGTCGCTCCGCCGATCTGGCGGGGCGGCGGCTTTGACGCAGCGATCATGAGCGTGGGCATCTGCGTCTTCCCGGCCCTGCTCGGCCTGTACACGGGCGCCCGCCGCCGCCTCATGGCCGAGCTCCGGGAGCGCGCCGAGCGGGCCGAGCGCGAACAGCAGCAGCGGGTGCTGCAGGCCCGCAGCGACGAGCGCGCCCAGATCGCCCGGGACATGCACGACGTCGTCACCCACCGGGTAGCCCTGATGGTGCTGCACGCGACCGCGCTCGAGGCGACCAAGGGCGCGTCCGCCGTCGACATCGGCAAGCAGATCGGCGCCATCGGCCGCGAGGCGCTGACCGAGCTCCGCTCGCTGGTGGAGGTCCTGCACACCGAATCCGAGGCCCCGCTCGCCCCGCAGCCCGGCCTGGCCGAGCTGGAGACCCTGATCGCCGACTCCCGCAGCCTGGGGACGCCGGTCACCCTGGAGCTGACCGGAGAGCACGGCGCCACCCGCCCACCCGAGCTGCCGGCCCTGATCGAGCACGCCGTCTACCGGGTGGTGCAGGAGGCCCTGACCAACGTCCACAAGCACGCCGCCGACGCCGAGACCCGCGTCCGAGTCCACTGCACACGCCGACTGCTGTACCTCACGGTGATCAACCACCACCGTGTCGGCGGCAACCCCTCCGGTCTGCCCAGCGGCGGCCACGGCCTGCTCGGCATCGCCGAACGGATTCGGCTCGTCGGCGGCGAACTCACCGCGGGCCCGACCCCGGACGGCGGCTTCGAGATCGCCGCCGAGATCCCGCTGGACGACGTACCCCAGAAGCAGCCCACCCACATGGAAGCCACGCGATGA
- a CDS encoding response regulator transcription factor translates to MSESTTRVLIVDDEWMVRSMLSTIMASAPDIEVVGEASDGNTAVSMAAALEPDVVLMDIRMPRSDGLTATERLTRSPRPPRVVVLTTFDLDEYVQTALRHGAVGFLLKDATADDMIAAVRSAARGDAMLSPKVTRRLIRRFTEDDDGPSAERQRRRSEARSRLEVLTEKEREVLIALSGGLSNTDIAAALHVSEATAKTHISRILSKLSLTNRVQAAILAHHAGLVD, encoded by the coding sequence ATGAGCGAGTCGACGACCCGGGTCCTGATCGTGGACGACGAATGGATGGTGCGCTCCATGCTCAGCACCATCATGGCGTCCGCCCCCGACATCGAAGTGGTGGGCGAGGCATCTGACGGCAATACGGCGGTGTCGATGGCCGCCGCGCTGGAGCCGGACGTCGTCCTGATGGACATCAGGATGCCCCGCTCCGACGGTCTGACCGCCACAGAGCGCCTCACCCGCTCGCCCCGCCCGCCGCGCGTCGTCGTGCTGACCACCTTCGACCTGGACGAATACGTCCAGACAGCGCTACGTCACGGGGCCGTCGGGTTCCTGCTGAAGGACGCCACCGCGGATGACATGATCGCTGCGGTGCGCAGCGCGGCCCGCGGCGACGCGATGCTCTCGCCGAAGGTGACCCGCCGCCTCATCCGCCGCTTCACGGAGGACGACGACGGCCCCTCCGCCGAGCGGCAGCGCCGCCGCTCCGAGGCCCGCAGCCGCCTGGAGGTCCTGACGGAAAAGGAGCGCGAGGTCCTGATCGCCCTGAGCGGCGGCCTCTCCAATACCGACATCGCCGCGGCCCTGCACGTGAGCGAGGCCACCGCAAAGACCCACATCAGCCGGATCCTGTCGAAGCTCTCCCTCACCAACCGCGTCCAGGCGGCGATCCTGGCGCACCATGCGGGGCTCGTGGACTAG
- a CDS encoding TetR/AcrR family transcriptional regulator codes for MAYRKTPAEIRRLEAAREHLVARATEVVAEAGWAHASVSAVAEAAGISAGSVYQHFASKTALAVEVFRRAAGREVEVLGEVLHGSGTPVERLVAGVRVFAGRALENRGLAYALLAAPAEPAVGAERLDFRLRYRALFADVVGEGMADGLLPPQNAVVTAAALTGAIGEVLVAPLDTPEDADTDMLLAELTAMTLRCAGAARAAASPQP; via the coding sequence ATGGCCTACCGCAAGACCCCAGCCGAAATTCGCCGTCTGGAAGCCGCCCGGGAACACCTCGTCGCCCGTGCCACCGAGGTCGTCGCCGAGGCGGGCTGGGCGCATGCCTCCGTATCGGCGGTCGCCGAGGCGGCCGGCATCTCGGCCGGCTCGGTCTACCAGCACTTCGCGTCCAAGACGGCACTCGCCGTCGAGGTGTTCCGGCGCGCGGCGGGGCGCGAGGTGGAGGTGCTCGGCGAGGTGCTGCACGGCTCCGGGACCCCGGTCGAACGCCTCGTCGCCGGCGTCCGGGTGTTCGCCGGCCGTGCCCTGGAGAACCGTGGTCTTGCCTACGCACTGCTCGCCGCCCCGGCCGAGCCGGCGGTCGGCGCCGAACGCCTCGACTTCCGGCTCCGCTATCGCGCCCTGTTCGCCGATGTGGTCGGCGAGGGGATGGCGGACGGACTCCTGCCACCCCAGAACGCGGTAGTCACGGCCGCCGCCCTCACGGGCGCGATCGGTGAGGTCCTGGTCGCGCCGCTCGACACGCCGGAGGACGCCGACACCGACATGCTCCTCGCCGAACTCACCGCCATGACACTGCGTTGCGCGGGGGCCGCACGCGCGGCCGCATCCCCGCAACCGTGA
- a CDS encoding acyl-CoA dehydrogenase family protein → MTASTAPHSNPTAATHDVTNQPPPLTGHDVADDPVLIEGVCREGAEWHLDDLHRFGRFAGSEEAQHWADQANRVEPVLRTHDRYGNRIDEVEFHPAYHSLMDASVSAGIAGAAWADERPGAHVARAASFMIATTVEQGHLCPVSMTYAVVPALRSTPELAKVYEPLLTSRVYDPGLRTPAGKRGLLAGMGMTEKQGGTDVRANTTTATEQADGTWRLRGHKWFTSAPMNDLFLVLAQAPGGLSCFLVPRVLPDGSRNTFRIQRLKDKLGNRSNASSEPEFDDTVAWLVGAEGKGVRTIIDMVTMTRLDCVLGSAAGIRAALAQAAHHVRHRAVFGAKLIDQPLMRNVIADLSLESEAATTLALRLAGAADRAQRGDAQERAFLRLATAVGKYWVCKRQPVAVAEALECLGGNGYDEASGMPRLYREAPLNGIWEGSGNVNALDMLRALTREPDSLDAFHTEIEAATGADSRLDAAWHELKGDLVLTEDAPLRARRLIERAALVLQGSLLVRHAPAAVADAFCASRLAGDQGLAFGTLPAGTDFAALLERLPR, encoded by the coding sequence ATGACCGCATCCACCGCACCACACAGCAACCCGACAGCCGCCACGCACGACGTGACCAACCAACCCCCACCGCTGACCGGTCACGACGTCGCCGACGACCCGGTGCTGATCGAGGGCGTGTGCCGCGAAGGCGCCGAATGGCATCTCGACGACCTGCACCGCTTCGGGCGGTTCGCCGGCAGCGAGGAAGCTCAGCACTGGGCGGACCAGGCGAATCGCGTCGAGCCCGTACTGCGTACCCATGACCGCTACGGCAACCGCATCGACGAGGTCGAGTTCCACCCCGCGTACCACTCGCTGATGGACGCCTCGGTGAGCGCGGGCATCGCTGGCGCCGCCTGGGCCGACGAGCGTCCCGGGGCTCATGTGGCACGCGCCGCGAGTTTCATGATCGCCACCACCGTCGAGCAGGGCCACCTCTGCCCGGTCTCCATGACGTACGCCGTCGTCCCGGCCCTGCGTTCGACGCCCGAACTCGCCAAGGTGTACGAGCCGCTGCTCACCAGCCGCGTCTACGACCCGGGTCTGCGCACACCCGCCGGAAAGCGCGGCCTGCTCGCCGGCATGGGGATGACGGAGAAGCAGGGCGGCACCGATGTCCGCGCCAATACCACCACCGCTACGGAGCAGGCCGACGGCACCTGGCGGCTGCGGGGCCACAAGTGGTTCACCAGCGCGCCCATGAACGACCTCTTCCTGGTGCTCGCTCAGGCCCCCGGTGGTCTGTCCTGCTTCCTGGTGCCGCGCGTGCTGCCCGACGGCAGCCGCAACACCTTCCGTATCCAGCGCCTCAAGGACAAGCTCGGCAACCGCTCCAACGCCAGCAGCGAACCCGAGTTCGACGACACGGTGGCCTGGCTCGTGGGGGCCGAGGGCAAGGGCGTGCGCACCATCATCGACATGGTCACCATGACCCGCCTCGACTGCGTGCTCGGCTCCGCCGCCGGCATCCGCGCCGCGCTCGCCCAGGCCGCGCATCACGTGCGCCACCGGGCGGTATTCGGGGCCAAATTGATCGACCAGCCGCTGATGCGCAACGTCATCGCCGACCTGAGCCTCGAGTCGGAAGCCGCCACCACCCTCGCCCTGCGCCTGGCAGGTGCCGCCGACCGGGCACAGCGCGGCGACGCACAGGAGCGTGCCTTTTTGAGGCTCGCGACCGCTGTCGGCAAGTACTGGGTGTGCAAGCGCCAGCCCGTCGCGGTCGCCGAGGCGCTGGAATGCCTCGGCGGGAACGGCTACGACGAGGCGTCCGGTATGCCGCGCCTCTACCGGGAGGCCCCGCTGAACGGCATCTGGGAGGGCTCAGGCAACGTCAATGCCCTCGACATGCTGCGCGCCCTCACCCGCGAGCCCGATTCCCTCGACGCCTTCCACACCGAGATAGAGGCGGCCACCGGCGCCGACAGCCGTCTGGACGCGGCCTGGCACGAACTGAAGGGCGACCTCGTCCTCACCGAGGACGCTCCGCTGCGGGCCCGCCGCCTCATCGAACGCGCTGCGCTGGTCCTGCAGGGCTCCTTGCTCGTCCGCCACGCCCCGGCAGCCGTCGCGGACGCGTTCTGCGCGTCCCGCCTCGCAGGGGACCAGGGCCTGGCCTTCGGCACGCTGCCTGCCGGGACCGACTTCGCTGCCTTGCTGGAGCGGCTCCCCCGCTGA
- a CDS encoding ROK family protein: MGVRQGLHPRDIPERPAVHRGGRPGHAGDAGRLRGRFARDGRADPRRRCARRPRLEFDVSHAVVLAADLEPRHARSAVLDLAGNVLAEDTAPLVLEDGPEVVLDQLARGFGPLPAKAGLAPEEVCGVGLSVAGPVDFEIGQVVQPPLMPRWDRFPIAERFREAFATHVGGAVVGGLPVLVDNDADLMAYGEQRHSFPDCKAFVLVKASTGIGAGVVIGGNIYRGIDGGAGDIGHIRLHDRHDALCGCGSYGCLGAVAGGGALAAQLTAGGLPTASGPGVREHLAAGQPEAVRLAREAGKRVGEVLVTVVTLLNPGVLVIAGDLASTPFVTGVRELLYQRAMPRTTAHLQVVTSTLGDRADLAGAAAMVVEHLYAPDRADARLAELGGTP, encoded by the coding sequence TTGGGTGTCCGCCAAGGACTTCACCCTCGAGACATACCGGAACGTCCTGCGGTCCACCGCGGAGGGCGGCCAGGACATGCTGGGGATGCTGGCCGACTCCGCGGCCGTTTCGCTCGGGACGGTCGTGCTGACCCTCGCCGCCGCTGTGCCCGGCGCCCGCGGTTGGAGTTCGACGTGTCGCACGCCGTCGTGCTCGCCGCCGACCTGGAGCCGCGCCACGCGCGCTCGGCCGTCCTCGACCTGGCGGGCAACGTGCTCGCTGAGGACACCGCGCCGCTGGTCCTGGAAGACGGGCCCGAGGTCGTACTGGACCAACTGGCGCGTGGATTCGGCCCTCTGCCGGCCAAGGCGGGCCTCGCCCCGGAGGAGGTGTGCGGCGTCGGTCTCTCGGTGGCCGGCCCGGTCGACTTCGAGATCGGGCAGGTGGTCCAGCCCCCGCTCATGCCCCGCTGGGACCGCTTCCCGATCGCGGAGCGATTCCGCGAAGCATTCGCCACCCATGTCGGCGGAGCCGTCGTGGGCGGCCTCCCGGTACTGGTGGACAACGACGCCGATCTCATGGCCTACGGGGAGCAGCGCCACAGCTTTCCTGACTGCAAAGCCTTCGTCCTGGTCAAGGCGTCCACCGGCATCGGAGCCGGTGTGGTGATCGGCGGCAACATCTACCGCGGCATCGACGGAGGCGCCGGCGACATCGGCCACATCCGGCTCCACGACCGGCACGACGCGCTGTGCGGCTGCGGTTCCTACGGCTGCCTCGGCGCGGTCGCCGGCGGTGGGGCGCTCGCCGCCCAACTCACCGCCGGAGGCCTGCCCACCGCTTCCGGACCCGGAGTCCGCGAACATCTGGCGGCCGGGCAGCCCGAGGCCGTACGGCTCGCCCGGGAGGCCGGCAAGCGCGTCGGCGAAGTTCTGGTCACCGTCGTCACGCTGCTCAACCCGGGCGTGCTCGTGATCGCCGGCGACCTCGCCTCCACGCCGTTCGTCACCGGAGTGCGCGAACTCCTCTACCAGCGGGCCATGCCCCGCACCACCGCCCACCTGCAAGTGGTCACCTCCACACTGGGTGACCGCGCCGACCTCGCCGGCGCAGCCGCGATGGTCGTGGAGCACTTGTACGCGCCCGACCGGGCCGATGCCCGTCTCGCAGAACTCGGAGGGACACCGTGA